A genomic region of Papaver somniferum cultivar HN1 chromosome 7, ASM357369v1, whole genome shotgun sequence contains the following coding sequences:
- the LOC113295238 gene encoding uncharacterized protein LOC113295238, protein METKDETTTQLNDYSYPPPEWTAPPSNTIKINVDAALRNGQYAIARDHQGNYCGASTKLGWSNFPVVAETDAFLLAAELAQWLNLDSVIIELDCQVVVKILKGESHSSPWRIWKTIDDIRVLTRRSSQVLFEFARRSANSTAHLLGAYAINNKVQDKWTPSHCPSFISALLDVST, encoded by the coding sequence ATGGAGACTAAAGATGAAACAACTACACAGTTGAATGATTATAGTTATCCCCCGCCTGAATGGACGGCTCCTCCATCCAACACCATCAAGATAAATGTTGATGCTGCTCTTCGAAACGGACAGTACGCAATTGCTAGAGACCATCAAGGAAACTATTGTGGTGCGAGCACAAAGCTTGGTTGGTCTAATTTCCCAGTGGTCGCTGAAACAGATGCTTTCCTTCTTGCAGCTGAATTAGCTCAATGGCTCAATCTTGACTCTGTCATAATCGAATTGGACTGCCAAGTGGTGGTCAAAATCCTGAAGGGTGAATCTCATTCTTCTCCTTGGAGAATCTGGAAAACAATAGATGACATAAGAGTCCTGACTAGAAGATCTTCCCAAGTGTTGTTCGAGTTTGCTCGGAGGTCTGCCAATTCAACGGCGCACCTACTTGGTGCCTATGCCATCAATAACAAAGTCCAAGATAAATGGACTCCCTCTCATTGTCCCAGCTTTATTTCCGCTCTTCTGGATGTATCAACTTAG
- the LOC113295237 gene encoding uncharacterized protein LOC113295237, which produces MRNPPKRKPNYKFKFYWTDHPQFKDIIQDKWENSYGNMITRLDELGKRLMKWSKDTFRDTKREIDIEKKNLVDLQTNAHLDDTREKENAICQKIASLERRNRMFWRQRNKLKWIPSADKNTQVFHVSLIHRRSRNKIYFIKNADGEWTSEHDNIKNVLISHFNNMFSKDPNVNPSQEAISLVKDCFRYYSIPAGLNHTHISLIPKNKNVASAVNYRPIALCNVLYKVVAKIITNKLSPLLDNLIDKTHSAFISGRQILDNIVVAKEIFHSMHTSNSKQGVFALKLDMSKAYDRVDWNFLKHALNSFGITVRIHNLILSRVETTSSSILINGQFEGFFFGERGIRKGCPLSPYLFIIFSHILSSIINRMEQYGLYNGYQLNRRVPSVSHILFPDDVMLFGNTNETTINSIVEIMQQYYNGSGQLVNYSKSSIHFSMSVSDERCNEIITALGVTRMEKGDKYLGVNILQQGNTISNFSFLIDKFDEKLAGWKRISLTHAGRTTLIQVFLALIQVYYMATSVIPKAVGKGRNINIGTDPWIPSLPDCTLSSEVNDIAGVTKVHQFLDTTTGKWNLQLIQQLSDPFTASQISNIQINSKAKDKLIWHLTTHGDFSPQSFQKLIADQTGESSVHNDSSFPWRKFWNIKKNAPKIKKFIWRALHNGIGVFQIIGKFWMVCVLTVEGVMSVRKVLITFYCMNMFLQWGQPYVGHYGKPRMNWCLKISK; this is translated from the exons ATGAGGAACCCTCCGAAAAGAAAGCCTAACTACAAATTTAAATTCTATTGGACTGACCATCCCCAGTTCAAAGACATTATTCAAGACAAGTGGGAAAATTCATACGGTAATATGATTACCAGACTAGATGAGCTTGGAAAAAGGCTTATGAAATGGAGCAAAGACACATTTCGTGACACTAAGAGAGAAATCGATATCGAGAAGAAAAATTTAGTGGACTTACAAACCAATGCTCACTTGGATGACACAAGGGAGAAAGAGAATGCTATCTGCCAAAAGATTGCCAGTctggagaggagaaacagaatGTTCTGGCGGCAAAGGAATAAATTGAAATGGATTCCTTCTGCCGACAAAAATACCCAGGTATTTCATGTTTCTTTGATCCATAGGAGAAGtagaaataaaatatattttattaagaATGCTGATGGTGAATGGACCTCCGAGCATGATAACATTAAAAATGTTCTCATTTCTCACTTTAATAACATGTTCTCTAAAGACCCTAATGTTAATCCAA GCCAAGAAGCTATAAGTCTTGTTAAAGATTGCTTTAGATATTACTCAATACCTGCTGGTTTAAACCACACTCACATATCCTTgatcccaaaaaataaaaatgttgctAGTGCTGTCAACTATCGACCAATTGCTTTATGCAATGTCTTGTACAAAGTAGTAGCTAAAATCATCACTAACAAGCTTAGTCCTCTTCTAGACAATCTTATCGATAAAACTCATTCTGCATTTATTTCGGGTAGGCAAATTTTGGATAATATTGTGGTTGCTAAAGAAATTTTCCATTCAATGCatacatccaactcaaaacaagGTGTTTTCGCTCTTAAACTAGACATGAGCAAAGCCTATGATAGGGTAGATTGGAATTTTCTTAAGCATGCGCTCAATAGTTTTGGAATAACTGTTAGAATTCATAATCTTATTTTGAGCCGTGTTGAAACTACTTCTTCCTCTATTCTGATAAATGGCCAGTTTGAGGGTTTTTTCTTTGGAGAAAGGGGAATCAGAAAAGGGTGTCCTCTCTCACCCTATttgttcattattttctctcacaTACTATCTAGTATCATTAACAGGATGGAACAATATGGACTTTACAATGGATACCAACTGAATCGAAGAGTTCCAAGTGTAAGCCATATTTTGTTTCCTGATGATGTGATGTTGTTTGGAAACACAAATGAGACCACTATCAACTCTATCGTTGAAATCATGCAGCAATACTACAATGGTTCCGGTCAACTAGTCAATTACAGCAAATCATCCATCCATTTTAGCATGAGTGTGTCAGACGAAAGATGCAATGAGATTATAACCGCCCTGGGGGTTACAAGAATGGAAAAAGGTGATAAATATCTGGGAGTCAATATACTGCAACAAGGAAACACTATTTCAAATTTTTCCTTTCTCATTGATAAATTTGACGAAAAACTCGCAGGTTGGAAAAGAATTTCACTTACCCATGCAGGTCGTACAACTCTTATTCAAGTTTTTCTTGCACTTATCCAAGTATACTACATGGCAACTTCTGTTATCCCTAAAGCT GTCGGCAAAGGTCGCAACATCAACATTGGGACGGATCCATGGATTCCTTCCCTTCCAGATTGTACCCTCTCGAGTGAAGTGAATGATATAGCAGGAGTCACCAAAGTTCACCAATTTTTAGACACTACCACTGGTAAGTGGAATCTACAGCTCATTCAACAATTATCTGACCCATTCACTGCTTCCCAGATCAGCAACATTCAGATCAACAGCAAAGCGAAAGACAAGCTCATATGGCACCTTACTACTCATGGTGATTTCTCACCACAATCCTTTCAAAAGCTTATCGCTGATCAAACTGGTGAGTCCTCTGTGCATAATGACAGTTCTTTTCCTTGGAGAAAATTTTGGAACATTAAGAAAAAtgctccaaaaataaaaaaatttatatggAGAGCACTACATAATGGAATTGGGGTATTTCAGATAATTGGAAAATTTTGGATGGTGTGTGTACTAACTGTAGAGGGTGTAATGTCAGTGAGGAAAGTGTTGATCACCTTTTACTGCATGAATATGTTTTTGCAATGGGGTCAGCCATATGTTGGGCATTATGGAAAGCCAAGAATGAATTGGTGTTTGAAAATAAGCAAGTGA